In Drosophila nasuta strain 15112-1781.00 chromosome 2R, ASM2355853v1, whole genome shotgun sequence, a single genomic region encodes these proteins:
- the LOC132785683 gene encoding LOW QUALITY PROTEIN: uncharacterized protein LOC132785683 (The sequence of the model RefSeq protein was modified relative to this genomic sequence to represent the inferred CDS: deleted 2 bases in 1 codon): protein MAFSTQKEFFHVPFMNESIDFECTDVCVKLKSYPSTNDDRSWSADEEKKSRFVSDLVSCNTPIFWRRGSEGGEPYDRPGGGPGGRGAGGPGGRGGPDDGYYDGRTGKPGQDGGRGGGRGKQGGRGGDGQDRGGGRPGRGRGQGAADGYGGRGQDQYGRGGPDQSRGPGVDGRSGKGRGQGQGPGGYGGTGQDQGGRGPSQGEGSGGYGGSGQDQRGRAPGQGPGGYGGPGQDYSGRGPGQGQGPEGYGGSGQDQGGRGPGQGPASGYGGPGQDQGGRGQGLGPGGYGAPGQDQGGRGQGQGAGGPGQDQGGRGQGPGGYGGPGQDQGGRGPGQGAGGPGQDQGGRGQGPGGYGGPGQDQGGRGPGQGAGGPGQDQGGRGQGPGDYGGPGQDQGGRGPGQGQGPGGYGGPGQDQGGRGPGQGQGPGGYGVSGQDQGGRGPGQAQGPGGGPGQGQGPGSRGSYGGPGQDRDGRGPGQGQGPGGYGGPGQDQGGRGPGQGQGPGVMVVLAKIRVDEDQVRGRDPVVMEFRVRIRVDVGRVKPRDQEEVLVRDKALAVVVVIVVQAKIGMGVDQVKDRDLVVLAKIRVDEDQVKDRDLVGMVVLAKIKVDEDQVKDRDLVVIVVLAKIRVDEDQVRGRDPVVMEFRVRIRVDVGRVKPRDQEEVLVRDKALAVVVVMAVQVRIGMGVDQVKDRDLVVMGVLAKIRVDEDQVKDRDQGVMVVLAKIRVDEDQVKHRDLVVMGVLAKIRVDEDQVKDRDLEVMVVLAKIRVDEDQVKDRDLEVMVVLAKIKVDEDQVKDRDLVVMVVLAKIKVDEDQVRVETVEDPVRDRGLGAMEDRVRIRVGGDWDKPRDQEAVLVRDKALAVVVVMAVRVRIGMGVDQVKDRDLVVMVVLAKIKVDEDQVKVETVEDPDRGLGAMEDRVRIRVGADWVKPRDQVEPGQGQGPGSRGSYGGPGHDGDKRGQGQGQGQGGYGGPGQDQGVRGPGQGLGPGGYGGPGQDQGGRGPGQGRDGGGPGQGQGPGGYGSPGQDRGGRGPAQGTDVGGSGQGQGTGPYGGVDQVGRGPGQGRDGVGQGQGPGGFRSPSQEQGASRQGGPGQEQDRRGSRIGADKGPGQTNQGGRGSGQGRDGGPGARPGQGGPGPVQGQRGSRVAQDGQAPGRAQGPGAYGAQGYDQGRDGGAPGHGHGPTGFAGGPGQGQDPGGYGAGQGGGPGGYGGGPGKQGGGPGGYGGGPGKQGGGPGGYGGGPGGPGDPRGSLGISDGNPLVGDALINAADETIDNMKNVMAKNNLLPKEIIDELDRSTPPRVENAEIKRIMNQRYDPDKSRELRDKIVELEDSGKISPNDANGLYNLQRSIDDMNTAHEILEVENANLRRLIEKQSRRVSMETIKVDPERSNDVNYLQNKIDGMSKELLVLRQFEEDVMASGGPGSPGGTGRQQPPDLDVETIQQMLSERGGLRNKINTLGYLDKVGPLKKKKGDTDYAAGDLARNLEEQNRYIHDMECDIEEMQKYYETEVEQSKYNEELLKCTCNELQQQVIALQPAAQRCKCMQLEIDVLRNELRKRDLALNSYDCQYQQLMNVICELNQKYGNQRGDCPTFEVAECPNVGDDLAFYTGATLEHIRNELDKQVDCFKQMNQNKYSGGQDINNLQDCMDELERLRKLLGEKDGQLGVLIEDNECMCEAALESNKRLNQLDQKVRDLDRDTRYMEDGMRESIGLIQEIGDVARENERLKDRVNNMKTSELQDLTDDLKRQLEDCMKNKQICEEINKNFKDALRELGADPDNIEKEAKEKIEQQWKAEEDAKRAAEAQAKADEEAKAERMREQARELAEQKAAEDTGKPGEEPSEERQAEGRDALTETPGAKPTGPEVEKITKAEPEQAEAVLREVPKATDRAPSQPGIKSAEAEKAAAKPSDKPVEKPADASADKVADKLVDKPADKSADRPADKPADKAADKPADKAADKPADKAADKPADKSADKQAEKAADKKDVDKPAEKAADKPKDAGKPEPTSAGAAAGQTPAAKAAEKAPAQPITSDPSAAKAGGEKPTAEAVGAKSGASAADKSGAPAADKAGAATAGQPTEKAVTPPAAAAGAAKKETTGQPTKPAEKSPGQPVTAAGETKPGEAASDAPPVAAAKKPAAAEQAKAVEKPGVQPTATAAVEKPAAAGQGAKAAEKTGGQPAQAAVAEKAAAAGQPAEKAATQPTGAAGGAKQGPTGAAAKPAEKTPGQPTTATGGPKPGATTGDKTSAPGEKARASGQPGAKPAGAAAGAAGERKGLAAKPGLQGPGKERHGDEGISGAAGGKAAKAPKGKGDDYGRRGKKGSKHMDDTTEEQFDEFVRNTVKTLSAGEIDGVGLERELRKILDMFIDECGFCFCKCNIPKSRFYAICHRLYHHGLHTLDFKDLAYMHKRIFAAAENILPGALFNIIMKDIIAGNSQSLAPLCAPKETPVAEQQCCSCKSSLCCDDTEEKLMIKVMRLENDIENAKMCLKNLKSIPSNISIEAFRMEGGDSPVK, encoded by the exons ATGGCTTTCTCCACCCAAAAAGAGTTCTTTCATGTGCCATTTATGAATGAGTCTATCGACTTTGAATGCACAGACGTATGCGTGAAGTTAAAAAGTTATCCATCGACAAACGATGATCGATCCTGGTCGGCTGATGAAGAGAAGAAATCACGATTTGTCTCGGACTTAGTGTCCTGCAATACACCCATATTTTGGCGCCGGGGCTCTGAAGGAGGAGAACCTTACGACAGACCTGGAGGCGGTCCAGGCGGCAGAGGCGCTGGTGGACCTGGAGGCAGAGGCGGACCTGACGATGGCTATTATGACGGTAGGACGGGTAAGCCTGGTCAGGATGGTGGTAGGGGTGGAGGGAGGGGAAAGCAAGGCGGTAGAGGCGGGGATGGCCAAGATAGAGGTGGGGGAAGGCCAGGTCGGGGTAGAGGTCAAGGCGCAGCTGATGGCTACGGAGGTCGAGGACAGGATCAATACGGTCGCGGGGGACCTGATCAGAGCAGAGGCCCTGGTGTAGATGGGCGGTCAGGGAAAGGACGAGGGCAAGGACAGGGTCCGGGGGGCTATGGGGGAACTGGGCAAGATCAAGGTGGACGTGGACCTAGTCAAGGAGAGGGATCCGGGGGTTATGGAGGCTCCGGCCAGGATCAACGTGGTCGGGCACCAGGACAAGGTCCAGGTGGATATGGAGGCCCTGGTCAGGATTATAGTGGACGCGGACCAGGTCAGGGACAAGGACCCGAGGGTTATGGAGGCTCTGGCCAGGATCAGGGTGGGCGAGGACCAGGTCAGGGACCAGCTTCTGGTTATGGGGGCCCTGGTCAAGATCAGGGAGGGCGAGGTCAAGGCCTGGGACCAGGTGGTTATGGAGCTCCTGGCCAGGATCAGGGTGGACGGGGACAAGGACAGGGAGCAGGAGGTCCTGGCCAGGATCAGGGTGGTAGAGGCCAGGGACCAGGTGGTTATGGAGGCCCTGGCCAGGATCAGGGTGGACGGGGACCAGGACAGGGAGCAGGAGGTCCTGGCCAGGATCAGGGTGGTCGAGGCCAGGGACCAGGTGGTTATGGAGGCCCTGGCCAGGATCAGGGTGGACGGGGACCAGGACAGGGAGCAGGAGGTCCTGGCCAGGATCAAGGTGGTCGAGGCCAAGGACCAGGTGATTATGGAGGCCCTGGCCAGGATCAGGGTGGACGGGGACCAGGTCAAGGACAGGGACCTGGTGGTTATGGTGGTCCTGGCCAAGATCAGGGTGGACGAGGACCAGGTCAGGGGCAGGGACCCGGTGGTTATGGAGTTTCGGGTCAGGATCAGGGTGGACGTGGGCCGGGTCAAGCCCAGGGACCAGGAGGAGGTCCTGGTCAGGGACAAGGCCCTGGCAGTCGTGGTAGTTATGGCGGTCCAGGTCAGGATCGGGATGGGCGTGGACCAGGTCAAGGACAGGGACCTGGTGGTTATGGGGGTCCCGGCCAAGATCAGGGTGGACGAGGACCAGGTCAAGGACAGGGACCTGGGGTTATGGTGGTCCTGGCCAAGATCAGGGTGGACGAGGACCAGGTCAGGGGCAGGGACCCGGTGGTTATGGAGTTTCGGGTCAGGATCAGGGTGGACGTGGGCCGGGTCAAGCCCAGGGACCAGGAGGAGGTCCTGGTCAGGGACAAGGCCCTGGCAGTCGTGGTAGTTATAGTGGTCCAGGCCAAGATCGGGATGGGCGTGGACCAGGTCAAGGACAGGGACCTGGTGGTCCTGGCCAAGATCAGGGTGGACGAGGACCAGGTCAAGGACAGGGACCTGGTGGGTATGGTGGTCCTGGCCAAGATCAAGGTGGACGAGGACCAGGTCAAGGACAGGGACCTGGTGGTTATAGTGGTCCTGGCCAAGATCAGGGTGGACGAGGACCAGGTCAGGGGCAGGGACCCGGTGGTTATGGAGTTTCGGGTCAGGATCAGGGTGGACGTGGGCCGGGTCAAGCCCAGGGACCAGGAGGAGGTCCTGGTCAGGGACAAGGCCCTGGCAGTCGTGGTAGTTATGGCGGTCCAGGTCAGGATCGGGATGGGCGTGGACCAGGTCAAGGACAGGGACCTGGTGGTTATGGGGGTCCTGGCCAAGATCAGGGTGGACGAGGACCAGGTCAAGGACAGGGACCAGGGGGTTATGGTGGTCCTGGCCAAGATCAGGGTGGACGAGGACCAGGTCAAGCACAGGGACCTGGTGGTTATGGGAGTCCTGGCCAAGATCAGGGTGGACGAGGACCAGGTCAAGGACAGGGACCTGGAGGTTATGGTGGTCCTGGCCAAGATCAGGGTGGACGAGGACCAGGTCAAGGACAGGGACCTGGAGGTTATGGTGGTCCTGGCCAAGATCAAGGTGGACGAGGACCAGGTCAAGGACAGGGACCTGGTGGTTATGGTGGTTCTGGCCAAGATCAAGGTGGACGAGGACCAGGTCAGGGTAGAGACGGTGGAGGACCCGGTCAGGGACAGGGGGCTGGGGGCTATGGAGGACCGGGTCAGGATCAGGGTGGGCGGGGACTGGGACAAGCCCAGGGACCAGGAGGCGGTCCTGGTCAGGGACAAGGCCCTGGCAGTCGTGGTAGTTATGGCGGTCCGGGTCAGGATCGGGATGGGCGTAGACCAGGTCAAGGACAGGGACCTGGTGGTTATGGTGGTCCTGGCCAAGATCAAGGTGGACGAGGACCAGGTCAAGGTAGAGACGGTGGAGGACCCGGACAGGGGCCTGGGGGCTATGGAGGACCGGGTCAGGATCAGGGTGGGCGCGGACTGGGTCAAGCCCAGGGACCAGGTGGAG CCTGGACAGGGACAAGGACCTGGAAGTCGTGGTAGCTATGGTGGGCCAGGCCATGATGGAGATAAGCGAGGTCAAGGTCAGGGTCAGGGCCAAGGTGGCTATGGAGGTCCCGGACAGGATCAGGGTGTACGTGGACCAGGTCAGGGACTGGGACCTGGTGGTTATGGAGGTCCTGGCCAAGATCAAGGTGGACGAGGACCAGGTCAGGGTAGAGATGGTGGGGGCCCCGGACAGGGACAAGGGCCAGGCGGCTATGGAAGTCCAGGTCAGGATCGCGGCGGGCGTGGTCCGGCTCAAGGAACAGACGTTGGAGGATCGGGTCAGGGGCAAGGAACAGGGCCATACGGTGGAGTAGACCAGGTTGGACGTGGGCCGGGACAAGGGCGAGATGGAGTCGGACAAGGCCAGGGTCCAGGGGGCTTTAGAAGTCCCAGCCAAGAGCAGGGTGCAAGTCGACAAGGCGGTCCAGGACAAGAACAGGACCGACGTGGGTCACGTATTGGAGCCGATAAGGGACCAGGTCAGACAAATCAGGGTGGCCGTGGGTCAGGTCAAGGACGAGACGGTGGACCAGGAGCAAGACCGGGCCAAGGTGGTCCCGGTCCAGTGCAGGGGCAACGTGGATCTCGTGTTGCACAAGACGGACAAGCACCTGGTCGGGCACAGGGCCCCGGTGCTTATGGAGCACAAGGTTACGACCAAGGCCGCGATGGTGGAGCTCCAGGGCATGGTCATGGGCCAACTGGATTTGCTGGAGGTCCAGGTCAAGGGCAAGATCCGGGGGGTTATGGAGCCGGCCAGGGAGGAGGACCTGGAGGATATGGTGGTGGCCCAGGAAAACAAGGTGGTGGTCCAGGAGGTTATGGTGGTGGCCCAGGAAAACAAGGGGGTGGTCCTGGAGGTTATGGTGGTGGCCCAGGTGGCCCTGGTGATCCTCGAGGAAGTCTTGGCATCTCTGATGGAAATCCGTTGGTCGGTGATGCTTTAATCAATGCTGCTGACGAGACAATTGACAATATGAAGAACGTAATGGctaaaaacaatttactaCCAAAAGAAATTATCGACGAACTGGATAGATCAACACCACCCAGGGTAGAAAATGCCGAGATAAAGCGAATTatgaatcaacgttacgatCCGGACAAAAGTAGGGAACTTAGAGATAAGATCGTCGAACTTGAAGACTCTGGGAAGATCAGCCCCAATGATGCAAACGGACTTTACAATCTGCAAAGATCTATTGATGATATGAACACAGCTCATGAAATTCTAGAAGTGGAAAATGCAAATCTGCGACGTCTCATTGAGAAGCAGTCCCGGCGCGTATCAATGGAGACCATTAAAGTCGATCCTGAGAGAAGCAATGACGTTAACTacttgcaaaataaaatcgatGGCATGAGTAAAGAACTTTTGGTGCTGCGACAATTTGAAGAAGATGTTATGGCATCTGGCGGGCCTGGTAGTCCTGGCGGCACTGGCAGGCAACAACCTCCTGATTTAGACGTCGAAACTATTCAACAAATGTTATCGGAGCGAGGCGGATTACGCAACAAGATTAACACGCTAGGTTATCTTGATAAGGTTGGTCcattgaagaagaaaaagggTGATACCGATTATGCTGCCGGAGACCTAGCACGAAATCTTGAAGAACAAAATCGATATATTCATGATATGGAATGCGACATtgaagaaatgcaaaagtattaCGAAACCGAAGTGGAACAGTCCAAATATAATGAGGAATTGCTTAAG TGCACCTGTAATGAGCTACAACAGCAAGTGATTGCTCTCCAACCTGCGGCTCAGCGTTGTAAGTGCATGCAATTGGAGATCGACGTGCTCCGCAATGAACTCCGTAAACGAGATCTTGCTTTGAATTCTTACGATTGCCAGTACCAACAGTTAATg AACGTCATCTGTGAGTTAAACCAAAAGTATGGAAATCAGCGAGGCGATTGTCCAACATTTGAAGTAGCTGAGTGTCCTAATGTGGGTGATGATCTAGCTTTCTATACAGGCGCCACGTTGGAGCACATTCGGAATGAATTGGATAAACAGGTCGACTGCTTTAAGCAAATGAATCAGAATAAATATTCGGGTGGCCAAGATATCAACAATTTACAAGACTGCATGGACGAATTAGAACGCCTTAGGAAGTTATTGGGAGAAAAGGATGGCCAGTTGGGTGTATTAATTGAGGACAACGAGTGCATGTGCGAGGCTGCACTCGAGAGTAATAAGCGTCTGAACCAATTGGATCAAAAGGTTCGTGATTTGGATAGGGACACACGGTATATGGAAGATGGGATGCGCGAGAGCATAGGTCTAATACAGGAAATTGGAGATGTTGCTAGAGAGAATGAAAGGCTTAAGGATAGAGTTAACAATATGAAAACTTCAGAGCTTCAAGATTTAACTGACGATCTAAAGAGGCAATTGGAAGACTGCATGAAGAACAAGCAGATTTGTGAAGAAATTAACAAGAATTTTAAGGACGCATTAAGGGAACTCGGTGCTGATCccgataatattgaaaaagaaGCTAAAGAAAAAATAGAGCAGCAATGGAAGGCCGAAGAAGATGCAAAGCGAGCTGCTGAAGCTCAAGCTAAGGCAGATGAAGAGGCCAAGGCTGAAAGAATGCGCGAACAAGCAAGAGAGCTAGCTGAACAAAAAGCAGCTGAAGATACAGGTAAACCAGGGGAAGAACCAAGTGAAGAACGTCAAGCAGAAGGTCGAGATGCATTAACGGAGACACCCGGTGCTAAGCCGACTGGGCCAGAAGTTGAAAAGATTACAAAAGCTGAACCCGAACAAGCAGAAGCTGTGCTAAGAGAAGTACCTAAGGCTACAGATCGTGCACCAAGTCAACCAGGAATCAAATCAGCTGAAGCTGAGAAAGCCGCAGCAAAGCCCAGCGATAAACCCGTAGAAAAACCAGCTGATGCGTCAGCTGACAAGGTAGCCGATAAACTAGTTGACAAACCAGCTGATAAGTCAGCTGATAGGCCAGCTGATAAACCAGCTGACAAGGCAGCTGATAAACCAGCTGACAAGGCAGCTGATAAACCAGCTGACAAGGCAGCTGATAAGCCAGCTGACAAATCAGCTGACAAACAAGCTGAGAAAGCAGCTGACAAAAAGGATGTTGACAAACCAGCTGAGAAAGCAGCTGATAAACCAAAGGATGCAGGAAAACCTGAACCAACGTCAGCCGGAGCAGCAGCGGGACAAACACCTGCTGCTAAGGCTGCTGAAAAAGCACCTGCACAACCGATAACTTCTGACCCATCGGCTGCTAAAGCTGGTGGTGAGAAACCAACTGCCGAAGCTGTGGGAGCTAAATCGGGAGCGTCTGCTGCGGATAAGTCCGGAGCACCGGCAGCTGATAAAGCAGGGGCAGCGACAGCGGGTCAACCTACTGAGAAAGCAGTCACAcctcctgctgctgcagccgGAGCTGCGAAGAAGGAAACAACTGGTCAACCTACTAAGCCAGCAGAAAAATCACCTGGACAGCCGGTTACAGCTGCTGGTGAGACCAAGCCGGGAGAAGCAGCATCTGATGCACCACCAGTAGCCGCGGCAAAAAAACCTGCAGCAGCTGAACAAGCTAAGGCAGTTGAAAAACCAGGTGTCCAGCCTACCGCGACAGCAGCCGTTGAAAAGCCCGCAGCAGCAGGTCAAGGTGCAAAGGCGGCTGAAAAAACTGGAGGACAGCCTGCCCAGGCAGCAGTCGCTGAGAAGGCTGCAGCTGCGGGACAACCTGCTGAGAAAGCAGCAACTCAACCTACTGGAGCAGCCGGTGGTGCTAAACAGGGACCAACTGGTGCGGCTGCTAAGCCAGCAGAAAAAACTCCTGGGCAACCAACTACAGCTACAGGAGGACCTAAACCGGGTGCAACAACAGGCGATAAAACTTCAGCACCAGGAGAAAAGGCCAGAGCGTCCGGACAGCCGGGCGCCAAGccagctggagcagcagctggtgcTGCAGGGGAAAGAAAAGGCTTGGCGGCAAAGCCAGGCTTACAAGGCCCTGGAAAGGAGAGACATGGGGATGAGGGAATTAGCGGAGCTGCTGGAGGCAAAGCTGCGAAAGCTCCCAAAGGTAAAGGTGATGATTACGGGCGTCGCGGAAAGAAGGGTTCCAAGCATATGGACGACACCACCGAGGAGCAGTTCGATGAGTTTGTAAGAAATACCGTGAAAACTCTATCGGCTGGCGAAATCGATGGTGTTGGCTTGGAAAGAGAATTGCGAAAAATACTGGACATGTTTATCGACGAGTGTGGTTTCTGCTTTTGCAAATGTAACATTCCCAAAAGCCGATTCTATGCCATTTGTCATCGACTATATCACCATGGTCTACACACTTTGGACTTTAAGGATCTGGCCTACATGCATAAGCGAATATTTGCCGCAGCAGAGAACATACTTCCTGGCGCTCTCTTTAATATCATAATGAAAGACATTATCGCCGGCAATTCACAGAGCCTGGCTCCACTGTGCGCTCCTAAAGAAACTCCTGTAGCGGAACAACAATGCTGCTCATGCAAAAGTTCTCTTTGTTGCGATGATACTGAAGAAAAACTCATGATTAAAG TAATGCGACTTGAGAATGATATTGAGAATGCCAAAATGTgcttaaagaatttaaaaagcaTACCATCGAATATTTCCATTGAAGCATTTCGTATGGAAGGTGGCGATAGTCCAGTAAAGTAA